One window of the Streptomyces asoensis genome contains the following:
- a CDS encoding extracellular solute-binding protein: MKLPTRLAALAAAALVVAACAPQTSDNSSSDTDAKTGTLRVWLFQEVGNKPKEQVVDSVVAAFEKAHKGAKVDVEYIPIDTRAQRVKAAFNDPKSAPDVMEYGNTDTAGYVHDGGLLDVTEDFGDWSEAKATDPTAKQSVTVDGKLYGAPFYVGVRALYYRTDVFEELGLEVPKTMAELATTARRIRAAKPDLYGLVVGGAYTYGAMPFVWANGGELATGKSGSYASGIDSAAAQKGITAYTSLFSDDNCPAAKCAGMGGNDTITAFAAGKAGMAIGGDFSHTAVEAGKVKGEYAVVPLPGVTSGSIAPAFAGGNNIGVLKSTSHRTLAVQLMEALASKKTQASLFDAMGFLPTFTDVRDQAAAKEPFVKPFVQTLAAGTRFVPASPAWSQIDSSLVLPTMFQEVVSGKKDVAAASTEAAKKMDAAFGSAG, translated from the coding sequence ATGAAGCTCCCCACCCGACTGGCCGCACTCGCGGCCGCCGCCCTGGTCGTCGCCGCCTGCGCCCCCCAGACATCCGACAACTCCTCTTCCGACACGGACGCCAAGACGGGCACCCTGCGCGTCTGGCTGTTCCAGGAGGTCGGCAACAAGCCCAAGGAACAGGTCGTCGACTCGGTCGTCGCCGCCTTCGAGAAGGCCCACAAGGGCGCGAAGGTCGACGTCGAGTACATCCCGATCGACACCCGCGCCCAGCGCGTCAAGGCCGCCTTCAACGACCCCAAGTCGGCTCCTGACGTCATGGAGTACGGCAACACCGACACGGCCGGCTACGTCCACGACGGCGGACTCCTGGACGTCACCGAGGACTTCGGCGACTGGAGCGAGGCCAAGGCGACCGACCCCACCGCCAAGCAGTCCGTCACCGTCGACGGCAAGCTCTACGGCGCCCCCTTCTACGTCGGCGTCCGCGCCCTGTACTACCGCACGGACGTCTTCGAGGAACTCGGTCTGGAAGTCCCGAAGACCATGGCCGAGCTGGCGACCACCGCCCGCAGGATCCGCGCCGCGAAGCCCGATCTGTACGGCCTGGTGGTCGGCGGCGCCTACACCTACGGCGCGATGCCCTTCGTGTGGGCCAACGGCGGTGAACTCGCCACCGGCAAGAGCGGCTCGTACGCCTCCGGCATCGACAGCGCGGCCGCCCAAAAGGGCATCACCGCGTACACGTCGCTCTTCTCCGACGACAACTGTCCCGCCGCCAAGTGCGCGGGCATGGGCGGCAACGACACCATCACCGCCTTCGCCGCGGGCAAGGCGGGCATGGCGATCGGCGGCGACTTCAGCCACACGGCCGTGGAGGCCGGCAAGGTGAAGGGCGAGTACGCCGTCGTACCGCTGCCGGGTGTGACGTCCGGCTCGATCGCCCCGGCCTTCGCGGGCGGCAACAACATCGGTGTGCTGAAGAGCACCTCGCACCGCACCCTCGCCGTCCAGCTGATGGAGGCCCTCGCCTCGAAGAAGACCCAGGCATCGCTGTTCGACGCGATGGGCTTCCTGCCCACCTTCACGGACGTCCGGGACCAGGCCGCCGCGAAGGAACCCTTCGTGAAGCCCTTCGTGCAGACCCTGGCCGCCGGGACCAGGTTCGTGCCCGCGTCGCCCGCGTGGTCGCAGATCGACTCGTCCCTGGTCCTGCCGACGATGTTCCAGGAGGTCGTCAGCGGCAAGAAGGACGTGGCCGCGGCCTCGACGGAGGCGGCGAAGAAGATGGATGCCGCGTTCGGCTCGGCCGGGTGA
- a CDS encoding DUF3039 domain-containing protein: MSTLEPETQPQRGTGTGTLVEPTPQVSHGDGDHERYAHYVQKDKIMASALDGTPVVALCGKVWVPGRDPKKYPVCPMCKEIFESMAGGDDKGKGGDKK, translated from the coding sequence ATGAGCACTCTTGAGCCTGAGACCCAGCCCCAGCGAGGCACTGGGACGGGAACCCTCGTAGAGCCGACGCCGCAGGTGTCGCACGGCGACGGGGACCACGAGCGCTACGCCCACTACGTCCAGAAGGACAAGATCATGGCGAGCGCCCTCGACGGGACGCCCGTCGTGGCGCTGTGCGGCAAGGTCTGGGTGCCCGGCCGTGACCCGAAGAAGTACCCGGTCTGCCCCATGTGCAAGGAGATCTTCGAGTCCATGGCCGGCGGCGACGACAAGGGCAAGGGCGGCGACAAGAAGTAG
- a CDS encoding YqgE/AlgH family protein produces MTEVSSLTGRLLVATPALADPNFDRAVVLLLDHDEEGSLGVVLNRPTPVGVSDILEGWADLTGEPGVVFQGGPVSLDSALGIAVIPGGTAVDGTPLGWRRVHGAIGLVDLEAPPELLASALGSLRIFAGYAGWGPGQLEDELGEGAWYVVESEPGDVSSPSPERLWREVLRRQRSELAMVATYPDDASLN; encoded by the coding sequence ATGACCGAGGTGTCCTCGCTCACAGGGCGGCTGCTCGTGGCAACACCCGCCCTGGCGGACCCGAACTTCGACCGTGCGGTGGTGCTCCTTCTCGACCACGACGAGGAGGGCTCCCTCGGTGTCGTCCTCAATCGGCCCACACCGGTGGGCGTGAGCGACATCCTGGAGGGCTGGGCGGATCTCACCGGTGAACCCGGCGTCGTCTTCCAGGGCGGCCCGGTGTCCCTCGACTCGGCCCTCGGGATCGCCGTCATCCCGGGCGGCACGGCCGTCGACGGCACCCCGCTCGGCTGGCGCCGGGTGCACGGCGCGATCGGCCTCGTCGACCTGGAGGCCCCGCCGGAGCTCCTGGCCTCGGCCCTCGGCTCCCTGCGGATCTTCGCCGGATACGCCGGCTGGGGCCCGGGCCAGCTGGAGGACGAGCTGGGCGAGGGCGCCTGGTACGTCGTGGAGTCCGAACCCGGCGACGTCTCCTCGCCGTCCCCCGAGAGACTCTGGCGCGAGGTGCTGCGCCGCCAGCGCAGCGAACTCGCGATGGTGGCGACGTATCCGGACGACGCTTCGCTCAACTGA